The stretch of DNA TGATGTCCAGGATAGTAATGGGTACTTGGCATACTGTCCTTGTATGGGTAAGCAGAAGCACCTTTGTTCTAAATTCTACCGgcatttgttatttattaaacaatttcttaattctaatcttataattatttacagGCAGGTTTGGTAACCAAGCAGATCATTTCCTAGGCGCCCTAGCATTCAGTAAAGCCCTTAACAGAACATTGATTTTACCTCCATGGGTTGAATACAGGTACGGAGAGGCGAGGTCTAGGCAAGTTCCTTTTGACACTTATTTTAAACCTGAAGTTTTAGCCCAGTATCATAAGGTGATAACAATGGAACATTTCATGTCTGAAATTGCACCAACTATCTGGCCAAGCAAAAAAAGGGTAGCTTTCTGTTACACTCAACGGCAAGGAGAACAAGATAATAGTTGCAATGCAAAATCTGGTAACCCGTTTGGCCCATTCTGGGATACATTTAATATAGACTTTGCAGCATCAGAATTCTATGGGCCCTTGAATTATGATTCAACCAATGCTGCTATGGTTGAAAAATGGCAGCAGAAATACCCAGCTTCAAAATGGCCAGTGTTAGCCTTCACAGGTGATTTCCTTACAGCACTTAGCATGATCAAATTGGcatgtaatttttaatttttggttGCTTTTTTATCTATtgtactgccctcctaagctgaATAGCGCTATCTCAATTACAAATTATTTTAGAAATAGAACTATCAGCTttagaaactaaagtataagttatGAATAACTAAAGTATGAATTTTCTTTTAAGATAGCTCTATTTGGCTTAGTAGGGCAGAATAAGATTAACCGTTTCGTTGCGGATGGCACAACAGGCGTGTCATCAATGTTTTTAACGTGTGGTGTGTAACACGACAGGCGTGCCATCATATTCTATGGCGTAAGGCACGCAACAAACCGGTTAATAAGTATGTACGATTTTGTTTTCTCAGGTGCCCCTGCTAGTTTTCCTGTGCAAAGTGAAAATATACCTTTGCATAAGTACATGCATTGGAGTGATGACATAGCAACAAGATCAAGGCAGTTCATAAAGAAAAACATGAGTGGGGGTGGTTTTCTTGGTATCCACCTCCGGAACGGCCAGGACTGGGCAAGGGCTTGTCAACATGTGAAGGACAGCCCTCTATTATTTGCTGCTCCTCAGTGTGTGGGC from Cydia splendana chromosome 5, ilCydSple1.2, whole genome shotgun sequence encodes:
- the LOC134790747 gene encoding GDP-fucose protein O-fucosyltransferase 1 codes for the protein MLKCVLFFLFTIKLACSDVQDSNGYLAYCPCMGRFGNQADHFLGALAFSKALNRTLILPPWVEYRYGEARSRQVPFDTYFKPEVLAQYHKVITMEHFMSEIAPTIWPSKKRVAFCYTQRQGEQDNSCNAKSGNPFGPFWDTFNIDFAASEFYGPLNYDSTNAAMVEKWQQKYPASKWPVLAFTGAPASFPVQSENIPLHKYMHWSDDIATRSRQFIKKNMSGGGFLGIHLRNGQDWARACQHVKDSPLLFAAPQCVGYKNERGSLTESMCLPSKSDIIKQIKRVLKRLNDIKYVFVASDSNPMIDDLTNALHRLDVSIVNLKPPNPHMDLAILGKANYFIGNCVSSFTAFAKRERDVIGLGSEFWSFPHRKKQKHEEL